A genomic region of Nymphaea colorata isolate Beijing-Zhang1983 chromosome 2, ASM883128v2, whole genome shotgun sequence contains the following coding sequences:
- the LOC116249114 gene encoding uncharacterized protein LOC116249114 — MNNSDWAIDDNGRGAVEEAAPCLGIPTTPTDPDGGLGLVGTLISPAGSSVDDDEAEDDDSDGADAASSAGATVDPEPYLSNQFYTFNQESHRLMSRCILESRYPSLDEIKAATPASVLVSWRGVWKDRNEDTAYATGWKRIQDKLGAAPASLRREESLFFKNNPNQLVPHVQQWQEIAVSCHSKGPDSKHLGLKETIDRIKQVWTVGAKFYGIPEAFIRACLLNCAVCRSEEASGGQGRSKRRRFKYTDTFEVPAKEVPQRLQQLAAKHKVVLCIRQKYIRYKPFMAEVKDYCCHRAGEPNMKKPGVLQRKRYISKRCGCGFRIRAIVPIKDYNQKDKSFTYEDDGKAVFNLYAVHSGHEPGPHEGSARIIHRFVGPANLAIERGEIVCMGTEGADGACFSVTNKVDGHMRLTVSKQIEELKAELGTVISKIPCLPEDTLLSLSQELLGISQKLRSIREASECDKMIVRHHHQDSVFLDDPNDLDDWGDRHEIKSSIVSRRLMNDSDGHDFLSVVGGISHEANSSLRAISGGLSSAECAGSLKLLDWSLPVKEPCEQFSSAEPILSQDEVKSCKDPHLDATHDMSVNGEDENLVGMNVDGYDNESIRWYLDPSPDCGDNLSIALPEGLRHAIV; from the coding sequence ATGAACAATTCGGATTGGGCAATAGACGACAACGGCCGGGGGGCAGTGGAGGAGGCCGCCCCCTGTTTGGGCATCCCCACCACCCCAACCGACCCCGATGGGGGGCTCGGCCTTGTTGGGACCCTGATCTCGCCGGCCGGGAGCTCCGTCGACGACGATGAGGCCGAAGACGATGATTCCGATGGAGCAGATGCGGCCTCCTCTGCAGGGGCAACCGTTGACCCGGAACCCTACCTCTCCAACCAATTTTACACCTTTAATCAGGAGTCCCACCGGCTTATGTCTCGCTGCATTCTGGAGTCGCGATACCCATCTCTGGACGAGATCAAGGCGGCGACTCCTGCCTCCGTCCTCGTGTCCTGGCGCGGCGTCTGGAAGGACCGGAACGAAGACACCGCCTATGCAACCGGCTGGAAGCGAATTCAGGACAAGCTCGGGGCTGCCCCTGCCTCGCTGCGTCGAGAAGAGTCCCTCTTCTTCAAGAACAACCCCAATCAATTGGTGCCTCATGTTCAGCAGTGGCAAGAGATTGCCGTGAGCTGCCACTCGAAAGGTCCTGACTCGAAGCACTTGGGGTTAAAGGAGACCATTGATCGGATAAAGCAGGTTTGGACTGTTGGTGCGAAGTTTTACGGCATTCCGGAGGCGTTCATCCGCGCGTGCTTATTGAACTGTGCTGTTTGCCGGTCCGAGGAGGCTTCTGGGGGGCAGGGTAGATCGAAGAGGAGGAGGTTCAAGTACACCGACACCTTCGAGGTACCCGCCAAGGAGGTTCCGCAGCGGCTGCAGCAGCTAGCGGCCAAGCATAAAGTGGTGCTCTGCATCCGCCAGAAGTATATCCGGTACAAGCCCTTCATGGCGGAGGTGAAGGACTACTGTTGCCACCGGGCCGGGGAGCCCAATATGAAGAAGCCTGGGGTGCTGCAGAGGAAAAGGTATATCTCTAAGCGCTGCGGATGCGGTTTCAGGATCAGAGCAATAGTGCCCATCAAAGATTACAATCAGAAAGATAAGAGTTTTACATATGAGGATGACGGGAAGGCGGTTTTCAATCTCTATGCAGTGCACTCCGGCCATGAGCCTGGTCCCCATGAGGGTAGCGCGAGGATTATTCATAGATTTGTCGGGCCTGCAAATTTAGCGATTGAGCGGGGAGAAATTGTTTGCATGGGGACTGAAGGGGCTGATGGTGCGTGCTTCTCTGTGACCAATAAAGTGGATGGGCATATGCGGTTGACAGTTTCGAAGCAGATTGAAGAATTGAAGGCTGAATTGGGGACCGTGATATCAAAAATACCATGTTTACCAGAAGACACATTGTTGTCGTTGTCCCAGGAGCTTTTGGGGATTAGCCAGAAGCTGAGGAGTATTCGGGAGGCCTCGGAGTGCGATAAGATGATTGTCAGGCATCATCACCAAGACTCGGTATTTCTggatgatccaaatgatcttgaTGATTGGGGAGACCGTCATGAGATTAAGAGTAGTATTGTTTCTCGCCGGTTGATGAATGATAGTGATGGACATGACTTTTTGAGTGTTGTTGGTGGCATTTCCCATGAAGCGAATAGCTCCTTAAGAGCCATTTCTGGAGGTTTAAGTAGTGCTGAATGTGCCGGTAGCCTCAAGCTATTGGACTGGAGTTTACCTGTGAAAGAGCCTTGTGAGCAGTTCAGTAGTGCCGAACCTATTCTTTCTCAGGATGAAGTTAAAAGTTGTAAAGATCCTCATTTGGATGCTACCCATGATATGTCTGTTAATGGGGAGGATGAAAATCTTGTGGGTATGAATGTGGACGGATATGACAATGAAAGTATTAGATGGTATTTAGATCCTAGCCCTGATTGTGGTGATAATCTCTCTATAGCTCTGCCGGAAGGTCTCAGACATGCAATTGTATGA
- the LOC116246978 gene encoding pentatricopeptide repeat-containing protein At4g20770, producing MGRDNISYDSIMKMSGLVSGNVLSPTTHIANLLQTLINQKPHRKWGSVAFGRMFRVSLFDDTFLCNRLVECFAKSGDLNNARKVFERVPQKNVYSWNAIISAFCKHGNMDEAHKLFVAMPERNVVSWNTLIGGFVLSGYEERGLSFYKQMNKEGFRSSHFTLATVLSAAGKLGDLEMGRQCHSQLVRVGYDLNLYVENALVCMYAKCGCLGDASQVFDGMATPNEVSCTALMSGLALTHHVDEAFQMFGKMQKNGVRIDAVALSSILGICTRNAKKHDKKYVYDEALELAFDIDQKPTVSPDTCDNSGESLGRQLHCMAVKSGYDLDLLVANCLVDMYAKLGSMDEAESVFKTMLEHNTVSWNIMIAGHGQSGQAEKAMELMCLMQETGFQPDEVTYGSLLGAFVKSNNLDTARMIFDQMANPSLTSWNTIVAGYCQQANDKEALTLFRQMQFSGIRPDRTTIAVILSSCAGLGLLHFGRQVHAASIKAILHLDVFVGSGLVDMYSKCKQINQAKLVFVKMTERDVVGWNSMICGLSLHALHGEAYMVFMQMLEDGTHPTQFSYASVLSSCARLSSLAQGKQVHSRIIKDGFDNDIFVGSSLIDMYAKSGSIEDAYGCFLIMPERNIVSWNEMISGFAQSGHGNEAIKLFEQMLKSDEKPDSITFVSVLSACSHCGMVEEAIQYLHSMEEDYGLVPLADHYACVIDSLGRAGRLKEAEELIEKTEYKSDPVILGVLLGACRVHGNISIGKRVAEQLFEIEPHNPSSFVLLANIYSGLGMYDEASNVRKLMNEQRLIKDHAYSWIEGKGRIHAFMVSDDMAGLVIRN from the coding sequence ATGGGAAGAGACAATATATCTTATGATTCTATCATGAAAATGAGCGGTTTGGTCAGTGGTAATGTCCTTTCACCCACCACACATATTGCCAACCTTCTCCAAACACTCATCAACCAAAAACCCCACCGAAAATGGGGTAGTGTTGCTTTTGGCCGAATGTTTAGGGTCTCTTTGTTCGATGACACATTCCTATGCAACAGGCTTGTTGAGTGTTTTGCAAAATCTGGTGATTTAAATAATGCCCGCAAAGTGTTTGAGAGAGTGCCCCAGAAAAATGTCTATTCATGGAATGCCATTATCAGCGCATTCTGCAAACATGGGAACATGGACGAGGCACATAAGCTGTTTGTTGCAATGCCTGAGAGAAATGTGGTATCCTGGAATACTTTAATTGGTGGATTTGTGCTAAGTGGGTACGAGGAGAGAGGGTTGAGTTTTTATAAACAGATGAACAAGGAAGGGTTTAGATCCAGTCATTTCACCCTTGCAACTGTTCTTAGTGCGGCTGGCAAACTGGGTGATTTGGAAATGGGAAGGCAGTGCCACAGCCAGCTTGTCAGAGTCGGgtatgatttgaatttatatgttgAGAATGCTCTTGTTTgtatgtatgcaaaatgtgggTGTCTGGGTGATGCCAGCCAAGTTTTTGATGGAATGGCTACACCGAATGAGGTTTCATGCACTGCATTGATGAGTGGGCTGGCACTTACTCATCATGTGGATGAGGCATTTCAAATGTTTGGCAAGATGCAAAAGAATGGTGTTCGGATTGATGCTGTTGCACTGTCGAGCATTCTTGGTATCTGTACACGGAATGcaaaaaaacatgacaaaaaatatGTCTATGATGAAGCTTTAGAATTAGCTTTTGACATTGATCAAAAGCCAACTGTTTCACCTGATACTTGTGATAATTCAGGGGAGTCACTAGGTAGGCAGTTGCACTGTATGGCTGTCAAGTCCGGTTATGACTTGGATCTTCTTGTTGCCAATTGTTTGGTTGATATGTATGCAAAATTGGGCAGTATGGATGAAGCAGAATCTGTATTTAAAACCATGCTTGAACATAACACTGTGTCTTGGAACATTATGATAGCAGGCCATGGCCAAAGTGGCCAAGCTGAGAAAGCAATGGAGCTGATGTGCCTCATGCAAGAAACTGGTTTTCAGCCTGATGAAGTTACTTATGGAAGTTTGCTTGGTGCTTTTGTGAAATCAAATAACTTGGATACTGCAAGGATGATTTTTGATCAAATGGCAAACCCAtctttaacttcatggaacactaTAGTTGCAGGTTATTGTCAGCAAGCAAATGATAAAGAGGCTTTAACATTGTTTAGACAGATGCAATTCTCAGGGATTCGGCCAGATCGGACCACAATCGCTGTGATTCTTAGCTCATGTGCTGGACTTGGACTTCTACATTTTGGAAGACAGGTGCATGCTGCTTCCATAAAAGCAATTCTTCATCTTGATGTTTTTGTTGGTAGTGGCCTGGTTGACATGTACTCAAAATGCAAACAAATTAACCAAGCCAAATTGGTTTTTGTTAAAATGACTGAGAGAGATGTGGTTGGCTGGAACTCAATGATATGTGGCCTTTCTCTCCATGCTCTTCATGGTGAAGCTTACATGGTGTTTATGCAGATGCTAGAGGACGGAACTCATCCTACTCAGTTTTCTTATGCAAGTGTATTGAGTTCATGTGCCAGACTATCATCCTTGGCTCAAGGCAAGCAGGTTCATTCTCGCATAATCAAAGATGGATTTGATAATGATATATTTGTAGGTTCTTCACTGATAGACATGTATGCAAAATCTGGCAGTATAGAAGATGCATATGGATGTTTTCTCATCATGCCAGAAAGGAACATAGTTTCATGGAATGAGATGATTAGTGGATTTGCACAGAGTGGACATGGCAACGAAGCCATTAAACTGTTCGAACAGATGTTAAAATCCGACGAGAAACCAGATAGCATTACTTTTGTTTCAGTTCTGTCTGCTTGCAGCCATTGTGGTATGGTTGAAGAGGCAATTCAATACTTACACTCTATGGAGGAAGATTATGGACTTGTTCCATTAGCTGACCATTATGCATGTGTTATCGACTCCCTTGGCCGTGCTGGGCGGCTTAAAGAAGCAGAGGAGCTCATCGAAAAGACAGAATACAAGTCTGATCCAGTCATATTAGGGGTGTTGCTTGGTGCTTGTAGAGTGCATGGTAATATTAGCATTGGAAAACGAGTAGCTGAGCAGCTTTTTGAGATTGAACCGCATAATCCTTCTTCATTTGTTCTGCTGGCTAACATATATTCTGGTTTAGGAATGTATGATGAGGCATCAAATGTCAGAAAATTGATGAATGAACAAAGGCTCATTAAGGATCATGCCTATAGTTGGATTGAGGGTAAAGGTAGAATCCATGCTTTCATGGTCTCTGATGATATGGCAGGTTTGGTGATCAGAAATTAG